From the genome of Mesorhizobium japonicum MAFF 303099, one region includes:
- a CDS encoding GspE/PulE family protein, which yields MNASAQTKGIEAFLAFLEGEKVLTAHAAQRALGASRTSGHPFDTVMTELGLIGEQELASSLSRYLEAPMPVEIPEQVSPEMLASVPLAYLRENAILPLQMDAERLVVAVADPFSSATIDALAFHYERTLALRILPRRMIAECIDRIEQSALAAVSNGGGSGEILDFGPDDLERLKDFAREAPIVRFVAETIHKAVDARATDIHIEPLEDHVRIRFRHDGMLSTVDTASIAMLSGISTRIKILSRLNIAERRLPQDGRMRIAVRGRDVDLRVSVIPSIHGEAIVLRILDRAGVELKLEKLGFDGAAQAKIRNMSQSANGIVLITGPTGSGKTTTLYSILAERSRPDVKIFTVEDPVEYRMAGITQLQVNPAIDLDFAAALRSILRQDPDIILLGEIRDRETAQVAVQAALTGHLVFSTLHTNSAAGALTRLRDMGIDGYLLGATIRGVIAQRLLRRVCPTCRGAEQTGPACRTCNGSGYSGRTVTYEMLQVSPRIAELIDQGAGEMEIGRIAAEDDLVPMSVHATALARSQVTTMDEVRRVIDLAGAD from the coding sequence ATGAACGCTTCCGCCCAGACGAAGGGGATCGAGGCGTTTCTCGCCTTTCTCGAGGGCGAGAAAGTGCTGACCGCGCATGCCGCTCAACGCGCCTTGGGAGCATCGCGAACATCGGGGCACCCGTTTGATACGGTGATGACCGAACTCGGGCTGATCGGCGAGCAGGAGCTGGCCAGCAGCCTCAGCCGCTATCTCGAAGCACCGATGCCGGTCGAGATCCCCGAACAGGTCAGCCCTGAAATGCTGGCAAGCGTACCGCTGGCCTATCTCAGGGAAAACGCCATCCTGCCGCTGCAGATGGACGCCGAGCGGCTGGTCGTCGCGGTGGCCGATCCTTTCTCTTCGGCCACCATCGATGCATTGGCCTTCCACTATGAGCGCACCCTGGCGCTGCGCATCTTGCCAAGGCGCATGATCGCCGAATGCATCGACCGCATCGAGCAATCGGCCCTTGCCGCCGTTTCGAATGGCGGCGGCAGTGGTGAAATCCTGGATTTCGGCCCTGACGACCTCGAGCGCTTGAAGGATTTCGCCCGTGAGGCGCCGATCGTGCGCTTCGTCGCCGAGACCATCCACAAGGCGGTCGATGCAAGAGCCACCGACATTCACATCGAGCCGCTCGAAGACCATGTCCGTATCCGCTTCAGGCATGACGGCATGCTGTCCACCGTCGACACCGCGTCGATCGCGATGCTGTCCGGCATCTCGACCCGCATCAAGATCCTGTCGCGGCTCAACATCGCCGAACGGCGCCTGCCGCAGGACGGTCGCATGCGCATTGCCGTGCGCGGCCGCGACGTCGACCTGCGCGTCTCGGTCATTCCGTCCATTCACGGCGAGGCCATCGTGCTGCGCATTCTCGATCGCGCCGGCGTCGAACTGAAGCTGGAGAAGCTTGGCTTCGACGGCGCCGCGCAGGCCAAGATCCGCAACATGTCGCAATCGGCCAATGGCATCGTGCTGATCACCGGTCCGACCGGCAGCGGCAAGACGACGACGCTGTACTCGATCCTTGCCGAGCGTTCGCGGCCGGACGTCAAGATCTTCACCGTCGAGGATCCGGTCGAGTACCGCATGGCCGGCATCACCCAGCTCCAGGTCAATCCTGCGATCGACCTCGACTTCGCCGCCGCCTTGCGCTCGATCCTGCGCCAGGATCCCGACATCATCCTGCTCGGGGAAATCCGCGACCGCGAGACGGCGCAGGTCGCGGTCCAGGCGGCGCTGACCGGCCATCTGGTGTTCTCCACACTGCACACCAACAGCGCCGCCGGCGCGCTGACGCGGCTGCGCGACATGGGCATCGACGGCTATCTGCTCGGCGCGACGATCCGCGGCGTCATCGCGCAGCGGCTGTTGCGCCGTGTCTGCCCGACCTGCCGGGGCGCGGAGCAGACCGGTCCGGCCTGCCGCACCTGCAACGGCTCCGGCTACAGCGGCCGCACGGTGACCTATGAAATGCTGCAAGTGTCGCCGCGCATCGCCGAACTCATCGACCAGGGCGCCGGCGAAATGGAGATCGGCCGCATTGCCGCCGAGGACGACCTGGTGCCGATGTCGGTCCACGCAACCGCCCTTGCCCGATCGCAGGTCACCACAATGGACGAGGTCCGCCGTGTCATCGATCTGGCGGGAGCTGACTGA
- a CDS encoding type II secretion system F family protein — translation MPAFAYRAYLADGSTEAGVLDASTKQDAARKLAQQGRRSYHLAPVNSERPQLRLPGRSALTLTRRVDLSRLFSELSVLLNAGFTVDRALGAVISGEANRQRRQQLQSVLDLTTGGRPIAEAFAALPGITPDVAALLASGERSGKMAFICQRLADTFEATAKRRAAIIEALAYPAFLLLVMSGALVILATVLVPALEPIFEGSSAPKPFTMTMLSAFGTVFRDYPFVFPLAAVLGLLCYLLLSRSAGARRRLSHWLLRIPLIGALVRDAVIARYLETLALLLGNGVAMTEALGLAANVSRQSSLATSFASIEDNVANGARLHGAIVKAGIFDHATMSLVSLGEEANALPVVLDRAAKMLQLTLTRRIDTVLKLLTPALTISLGFLVGSLVISVMTTILSINDLALQ, via the coding sequence ATGCCGGCCTTCGCCTATCGCGCCTACCTGGCCGACGGCTCGACGGAGGCCGGCGTTCTCGATGCGTCGACCAAACAGGACGCCGCCCGAAAACTGGCGCAGCAGGGTCGCCGGTCCTACCATCTTGCACCCGTGAACAGCGAAAGGCCGCAGCTTCGCCTGCCGGGCCGCAGCGCGCTGACGCTGACCCGCAGGGTCGACCTCAGCCGCTTGTTCTCCGAGCTTTCGGTTCTCCTGAACGCCGGCTTCACGGTCGACCGCGCCCTGGGCGCGGTCATTTCGGGCGAAGCCAACCGGCAGCGGCGCCAGCAACTGCAATCGGTGCTCGACCTGACGACCGGCGGCCGGCCGATCGCCGAAGCCTTTGCCGCACTGCCGGGCATCACGCCGGACGTTGCCGCCTTGCTTGCCAGCGGCGAGCGCAGCGGCAAGATGGCCTTTATCTGCCAGCGGCTGGCGGACACGTTCGAGGCGACGGCCAAGCGCCGCGCCGCGATCATCGAGGCGTTGGCCTATCCGGCCTTCCTGCTCCTGGTCATGAGCGGGGCACTCGTCATTCTGGCGACGGTCCTGGTGCCGGCGCTGGAGCCGATCTTCGAGGGCTCGTCGGCCCCCAAGCCCTTCACCATGACCATGCTTTCCGCCTTCGGCACGGTGTTCCGCGACTACCCCTTCGTTTTCCCGCTGGCGGCGGTGCTCGGCCTGCTTTGCTATCTCCTGCTGTCCCGTTCCGCCGGCGCCAGAAGACGGCTTTCGCACTGGCTGCTGCGGATCCCGCTGATCGGCGCGCTGGTCAGGGACGCGGTGATCGCGCGCTATCTCGAAACGCTTGCGCTGCTGCTCGGCAACGGCGTGGCGATGACCGAGGCGCTTGGCCTTGCCGCCAATGTTTCCAGGCAGAGTTCGTTGGCGACAAGCTTCGCATCGATCGAAGACAATGTCGCCAATGGCGCCCGCCTGCACGGCGCGATCGTCAAGGCAGGGATTTTCGACCACGCGACAATGTCGCTGGTCTCCCTTGGCGAAGAGGCCAATGCACTTCCCGTGGTGCTGGATCGCGCCGCTAAAATGCTTCAGCTGACGCTGACGCGGCGGATCGACACCGTGCTGAAGCTGCTGACGCCAGCGCTGACGATCTCGCTCGGTTTTCTCGTCGGCAGCCTGGTCATTTCGGTTATGACGACGATCCTCTCCATCAACGATCTGGCGCTGCAATGA
- a CDS encoding prepilin-type N-terminal cleavage/methylation domain-containing protein — translation MTAAPAADTQAHATAGFTLVEMLVVLAIMALVAAIAAPGLVSHYRTKSLETVAGEITMRLRLSRTSAIATARPKQVLVDLGSRVIRFGERDSLALPDDVKMTVITGQETVVADRQTVLTFLPDGRASGMDMALQRKGRTARIAVNWLTGLPTWRTLP, via the coding sequence ATGACCGCCGCTCCCGCAGCCGACACGCAGGCACACGCGACGGCGGGGTTCACCCTGGTCGAGATGCTGGTGGTGCTGGCGATCATGGCGCTTGTCGCCGCCATCGCTGCACCGGGGCTGGTCAGCCACTATCGCACCAAGAGCCTGGAGACGGTGGCCGGCGAGATCACCATGCGGTTGCGCCTGTCGCGCACATCGGCCATCGCCACCGCCCGGCCGAAGCAGGTCCTTGTCGACCTGGGTAGCCGTGTTATCCGCTTCGGCGAACGAGACAGCCTGGCCTTGCCGGACGATGTCAAAATGACCGTCATCACCGGCCAGGAGACCGTCGTCGCCGACCGGCAGACGGTGCTCACCTTCCTTCCCGACGGCCGCGCTTCCGGCATGGACATGGCGCTGCAGCGGAAAGGACGGACCGCGCGTATCGCGGTCAACTGGCTGACAGGGCTTCCGACATGGCGAACCCTGCCATGA
- a CDS encoding PulJ/GspJ family protein: protein MTGPLPQSSSEDGFSILEMIVAMTILALVLGIASQSIVLASRSIAAAKRQVEAARTVRMMLADYEARAQTTAQPGWTLKTRTIDVAKAKVTAVLIEKQGGAFPSGPFLTFVPARGPAAP from the coding sequence ATGACTGGGCCATTGCCCCAATCCTCATCCGAAGATGGATTCTCGATCCTGGAGATGATCGTCGCCATGACGATCCTGGCGCTCGTGCTGGGCATCGCCAGCCAGTCGATCGTGCTGGCCAGCCGCAGCATTGCCGCGGCCAAGCGCCAGGTCGAAGCGGCCAGAACGGTTCGCATGATGCTGGCCGACTACGAGGCCCGGGCACAAACCACGGCACAACCGGGCTGGACCCTGAAGACCCGCACGATAGACGTCGCGAAGGCGAAAGTGACCGCCGTTCTCATCGAGAAGCAGGGCGGCGCGTTTCCAAGCGGGCCGTTTCTGACCTTTGTGCCGGCGCGAGGCCCGGCTGCGCCATGA
- a CDS encoding PulJ/GspJ family protein: protein MSWMFSRARAKARAVRRHLAGAASSSVNAHPQSSGPVAGFALIDVLVGLALIGVITSLMMVFLGQARTMMRIEKATEFQMEVDAASRFLETAISHAEALPLSKSSPDQVLYLSGDGAWVEFNAVQAIGFKSSALREITVSLADGGQTGAALAIVQKTRRGSKPGAAVSSEPVRLIGGVSAMKFEYLDNALAPPSWLPGWNAPRQLPAAVRFTLSVVRDGAAYSSRGFARLDLAGTPRTN from the coding sequence ATGAGCTGGATGTTCTCCCGCGCTCGGGCGAAGGCCCGCGCCGTTCGCCGCCATCTTGCAGGTGCTGCTTCATCAAGCGTCAATGCGCATCCGCAATCCTCGGGGCCGGTGGCGGGTTTCGCGCTCATCGATGTGTTGGTGGGGCTGGCGCTGATCGGCGTCATCACGTCGCTGATGATGGTCTTTCTCGGCCAGGCTCGAACGATGATGCGCATCGAAAAGGCAACCGAGTTCCAGATGGAGGTCGACGCCGCATCGCGGTTTCTCGAGACGGCGATCAGCCATGCCGAGGCCTTGCCCCTGTCGAAATCGTCGCCGGACCAAGTGCTCTATCTCAGCGGCGATGGTGCCTGGGTCGAGTTCAATGCCGTTCAGGCGATCGGCTTCAAATCCTCCGCATTGCGCGAAATCACCGTTTCGCTTGCCGACGGGGGCCAGACGGGGGCGGCGCTGGCCATCGTCCAGAAAACGCGGCGCGGCAGCAAACCTGGTGCAGCGGTGTCGAGCGAACCGGTGCGGCTGATCGGCGGCGTGAGTGCCATGAAATTCGAATATCTAGACAACGCGCTGGCGCCGCCATCGTGGCTGCCGGGCTGGAATGCGCCGCGGCAACTGCCCGCCGCCGTGCGCTTCACCCTCTCGGTGGTGCGCGATGGCGCGGCCTATTCGTCGCGCGGGTTTGCCCGCCTCGATCTTGCCGGCACCCCTCGCACGAATTGA
- the gspG gene encoding type II secretion system major pseudopilin GspG, whose translation MMRFLQPSERLQSSEKTGRARDDREGGFTLVELLVVLAIIALIATLAAPQVLRYLGAARTNAAKAQIRNIESALELYYVDNAKYPTNEEGLNALVAQPAGETRWNGPYLKGSTGLKDPWGRPYSYEVKADASGVVIRSLGKDGKPDGTGEDQDVTN comes from the coding sequence ATGATGCGCTTTCTTCAACCCTCCGAAAGACTTCAATCCTCCGAAAAAACGGGCCGCGCTCGCGACGATCGCGAAGGCGGTTTCACCCTGGTCGAGCTTCTGGTCGTGCTTGCCATCATCGCACTGATCGCCACGCTGGCGGCGCCACAGGTGCTGCGCTATCTCGGCGCGGCCAGGACCAATGCGGCCAAGGCGCAGATCCGCAACATCGAAAGCGCGCTCGAACTCTACTATGTCGACAATGCGAAATATCCGACCAACGAAGAGGGCCTCAACGCCCTGGTCGCGCAGCCTGCCGGTGAAACGCGCTGGAACGGGCCTTATCTCAAGGGAAGTACCGGCCTGAAGGATCCATGGGGCAGGCCCTACTCCTACGAAGTGAAGGCCGATGCCAGCGGCGTGGTCATCCGCAGCCTTGGCAAGGACGGCAAGCCCGACGGAACCGGCGAGGACCAGGACGTCACCAACTGA
- a CDS encoding prepilin peptidase — protein sequence MVTHPSLVLAATIALAVVLGAISIADFRRQIIPDGLNLALAGIGLSYQLAADADAMPQRLLFAAATFAAAWLLRRGHFLMTGRIGLGLGDVKMLAAASCWISPLLLPVLLFIASASALLFVGGQVVATGPAAARARVAFGPFIAIGLGASWALEQFAGLDMGLL from the coding sequence ATGGTGACGCACCCCTCTCTCGTGCTTGCCGCGACGATCGCCCTGGCGGTTGTGCTTGGCGCCATTTCGATCGCCGATTTCCGCCGGCAGATCATCCCGGACGGGCTCAACCTGGCGCTCGCCGGGATCGGCCTTTCCTATCAGCTGGCGGCCGACGCCGACGCAATGCCGCAGCGCCTGCTCTTCGCCGCCGCGACCTTCGCCGCCGCCTGGCTGCTGAGGCGCGGCCATTTCCTCATGACCGGACGCATCGGCCTCGGCCTCGGCGACGTCAAGATGCTGGCGGCCGCTTCATGCTGGATCAGCCCGCTGCTGTTGCCGGTGCTGCTGTTCATCGCCAGCGCCAGCGCTTTGCTGTTCGTCGGCGGCCAGGTGGTCGCGACGGGGCCGGCGGCGGCGCGGGCCCGCGTCGCCTTCGGTCCGTTCATCGCCATCGGCCTCGGCGCAAGCTGGGCGCTGGAGCAATTTGCAGGTCTAGACATGGGACTGCTCTGA
- the gspD gene encoding type II secretion system secretin GspD — translation MSSKPSHCVVLFTLLAVAGCTSAPGKDFFTETIDSLHAKNSPLRAGYSGPAAVTSASSAAQRFNGAQYQGTGQFVSSGAPVTKVTSDGSGKFELNLVNAPIADAAKAVLGDALHLNYIVDPRVQGTVTLQTSQPVSQDALVDILQSALAVNAAGITSRAGTYQIVPLSEIMASTPPVSVPSTSPSGPGVKVQVLQLQFIAADEMKTILEPITRQGSVLRVDSTRNIITVAGSDSDLNAIREAVSVFDVDWMRGMSVALHPLKTSKPEAVAAELDSIFGTKEGPGAKLIQFIPNDRLNSVLVITSRPAYLARAATWINKLDRLAETNESQLFVYQIQNRPAKELASVLSSVLGTTVKTEGQSGGSNVAPDQTPIAMQSDGVTPAPLTGPSPSLPQQDNQAPAHATVVADVENNALLIQTTARDYQRIEQILSKVDVLPTQVMLEAVIAEVTLNDDLKYGLRWFFENGGTKVSVTDVAKAAAAATLPGFNWSYATDNIQVTLNALSKITDVNVISAPTIMALNNQKAILQVGDQVPILTQQSQDTGNGSAPIINSVQMKDTGVILTVTPRINNAGRVMLDIQQEVSNVTKTDSSDIDSPTIQQRKVQTRVLVNDGESLALGGLIQQNNSVDRSQVPILGDIPILGNAFKQKDDTIRRTELIIFIRPHVVRDINEAREVTDEFRGKISLQTPIQKRRGGTKLQQDLKRLAY, via the coding sequence ATGTCGAGCAAGCCGAGTCATTGCGTCGTGTTGTTCACGCTGCTGGCTGTTGCCGGCTGCACCTCCGCGCCGGGCAAGGACTTCTTCACCGAGACCATCGACAGCCTGCACGCCAAGAACTCGCCGCTGCGGGCGGGCTATAGCGGGCCTGCCGCCGTCACTTCGGCGTCGAGCGCGGCACAGCGCTTCAACGGCGCGCAATATCAGGGCACTGGCCAGTTCGTCTCGTCGGGCGCCCCGGTCACCAAGGTGACGAGCGACGGCTCCGGCAAGTTCGAGCTCAACCTGGTCAACGCGCCGATCGCCGACGCGGCCAAGGCGGTGCTGGGCGACGCGCTGCACCTCAACTACATCGTCGACCCGCGCGTGCAGGGCACGGTGACGCTGCAGACCTCGCAGCCGGTGTCGCAGGACGCGCTGGTCGACATCCTGCAATCGGCGCTGGCGGTGAACGCCGCCGGCATCACCAGCCGCGCCGGCACCTACCAGATCGTGCCGCTGTCGGAGATCATGGCCAGCACTCCGCCGGTCAGCGTGCCGTCGACCTCACCGTCCGGTCCCGGCGTCAAGGTGCAGGTGCTGCAGCTGCAATTCATCGCCGCCGACGAGATGAAGACCATTCTGGAACCGATCACCCGCCAGGGCTCGGTGCTGCGCGTCGATTCCACCCGCAACATCATCACCGTCGCCGGCAGCGACAGCGACCTCAATGCCATCCGCGAAGCGGTCTCGGTGTTCGATGTCGACTGGATGCGCGGCATGTCGGTGGCGCTGCACCCCTTGAAGACCTCCAAGCCGGAAGCGGTCGCCGCCGAACTCGATTCGATCTTCGGCACCAAGGAAGGGCCAGGCGCCAAGCTCATCCAGTTCATCCCCAACGACAGGCTGAATTCGGTGCTGGTGATCACCTCGCGCCCGGCCTATCTGGCGCGCGCGGCAACCTGGATCAACAAGCTCGACAGGCTGGCCGAGACCAATGAAAGCCAGCTCTTCGTCTACCAGATCCAGAACCGGCCGGCCAAGGAACTGGCATCGGTGCTGAGTTCGGTTCTCGGCACCACGGTGAAGACCGAAGGCCAATCGGGCGGCTCGAACGTGGCGCCCGACCAGACGCCGATCGCCATGCAGTCGGACGGCGTCACACCGGCGCCGCTGACCGGGCCTTCGCCCTCGCTGCCTCAGCAGGACAATCAGGCGCCCGCCCATGCCACTGTCGTCGCCGATGTCGAGAACAATGCGCTGCTGATCCAGACCACGGCGCGCGACTACCAGCGCATCGAGCAGATCCTGTCCAAGGTCGACGTGCTGCCGACGCAAGTCATGCTGGAAGCGGTGATCGCCGAAGTCACGCTCAACGACGATTTGAAATACGGCCTGCGCTGGTTCTTCGAGAATGGCGGTACCAAGGTCTCCGTGACCGACGTGGCCAAGGCCGCCGCGGCGGCCACCCTGCCCGGCTTCAACTGGAGCTATGCAACCGACAACATCCAGGTGACGCTGAACGCGCTTTCCAAGATCACCGACGTCAACGTCATTTCGGCGCCCACCATCATGGCGCTCAACAACCAGAAGGCGATCCTGCAGGTCGGCGACCAGGTGCCGATCCTGACCCAGCAATCGCAGGACACCGGCAACGGCAGCGCGCCGATCATCAACTCGGTCCAGATGAAGGATACCGGCGTCATCCTGACGGTGACGCCGCGCATCAACAATGCCGGCAGGGTCATGCTCGACATCCAGCAGGAGGTCAGCAACGTCACCAAGACGGACAGTTCCGATATCGACTCGCCAACCATCCAGCAGCGCAAGGTCCAGACGCGCGTGCTGGTCAATGACGGCGAGAGCCTGGCGCTGGGCGGCCTCATCCAGCAGAACAACAGTGTCGACCGCAGCCAGGTGCCGATCCTCGGCGACATCCCTATACTCGGCAATGCGTTCAAGCAAAAGGACGACACGATCAGACGGACCGAATTGATTATCTTCATCCGGCCACATGTCGTGCGTGATATCAACGAAGCCCGCGAGGTGACCGACGAATTCCGCGGCAAGATCAGCCTGCAGACGCCGATCCAGAAGCGGCGCGGCGGCACCAAGCTGCAGCAGGATTTGAAGAGGCTGGCGTATTGA
- a CDS encoding transposase — translation MARLARIVVPGLPHHVTQRGNRRAKVFFTPEDYALYKTLLAEHCRAANVGIWAWCLMPNHVHLILTPADPGGLRRALAKVHRELR, via the coding sequence ATGGCTCGCCTTGCCCGCATCGTCGTTCCCGGTCTGCCGCATCACGTGACGCAACGCGGCAACAGGCGGGCCAAGGTGTTCTTCACGCCCGAGGACTACGCGCTCTACAAGACCCTGCTGGCCGAGCATTGCCGTGCCGCCAATGTCGGCATCTGGGCATGGTGCCTGATGCCGAACCATGTGCATTTGATCCTGACGCCGGCCGATCCCGGCGGCCTGCGCCGCGCACTCGCCAAGGTGCACCGCGAATTACGGTGA
- a CDS encoding transposase, with amino-acid sequence MARLARIVVPGLPHHVTQRGNGRAKVFFTPEDYALYNNLLVEHCRAANVGIWAWCLMPNQVHLILTPADLDGLRRALAKLHRAYAGIIHARQKKTGHFWQGRFGAVAMDEDHLLSAVRYVGLNPVRAGLAKQATDWPWSSAQAHLTGEPDGVTDLQPMRDRLPSSSGLFDLVETDVAAFDALRQAESIGRPVGDEVFLGQIAGQTGRALKPGKRGAAGQN; translated from the coding sequence ATGGCTCGCCTTGCTCGCATTGTCGTTCCCGGTCTGCCGCATCACGTGACGCAACGCGGCAACGGGCGGGCCAAAGTGTTTTTCACGCCCGAGGACTACGCGCTCTACAACAACCTGTTGGTCGAGCATTGCCGCGCCGCCAATGTCGGCATCTGGGCATGGTGCCTTATGCCGAACCAAGTGCACCTGATCCTGACGCCGGCCGATCTTGACGGCCTGCGGCGCGCGCTCGCCAAGCTGCATCGCGCCTATGCCGGCATCATCCATGCGCGGCAGAAGAAAACCGGACATTTCTGGCAAGGTCGCTTCGGCGCCGTCGCGATGGACGAGGACCACCTCCTGTCGGCGGTGCGCTATGTCGGACTGAATCCGGTGCGCGCAGGGCTGGCGAAACAGGCGACCGATTGGCCCTGGTCAAGCGCCCAGGCGCATCTGACGGGCGAGCCCGATGGCGTCACCGATCTGCAGCCAATGCGGGACCGTCTGCCATCATCGAGCGGGCTGTTCGACCTGGTCGAGACGGATGTCGCGGCCTTCGACGCGCTGCGCCAGGCCGAGAGCATCGGCCGACCGGTGGGCGACGAGGTGTTTCTTGGTCAGATTGCCGGGCAAACTGGAAGAGCCTTAAAACCAGGAAAGCGGGGGGCGGCGGGGCAAAATTAG
- a CDS encoding transposase, which yields MTQRGNGRAKVFLTPEDYALYNNLLVEHCRAANVGIWAWCLMPNHVHLILTPTDPDGLRRALAKLHRAYAGIIHARQKKTGHFWQGRFGAVAMDEDHLLSAVRYVGLNPVRAGLVKQAADWPGASDR from the coding sequence GTGACGCAACGCGGCAACGGGCGGGCCAAGGTGTTTCTCACGCCCGAGGACTACGCGCTCTACAACAACCTGTTGGTCGAGCATTGCCGCGCCGCCAATGTCGGCATCTGGGCTTGGTGCCTTATGCCGAACCATGTGCACTTGATCCTGACGCCGACCGATCCCGACGGCCTGCGCCGCGCGCTCGCCAAGCTGCACCGCGCCTATGCCGGCATCATCCATGCGCGACAGAAGAAAACCGGTCATTTCTGGCAAGGCCGCTTCGGCGCCGTCGCGATGGATGAGGACCACCTCCTGTCGGCGGTGCGCTATGTCGGACTGAATCCGGTGCGCGCAGGGCTGGTGAAACAGGCGGCCGATTGGCCGGGCGCATCTGACAGGTGA
- a CDS encoding transposase has translation MAIAASRLTAWPGLARIVVPGLPHHVTQRGNGRAKVFFTTEDYALYKILLVEHCRAANVGIWAWCLMPNHVHPILTPADADGLRRALAKVHRAYAGIIHARQKKTGHFWQGRFGAVAMDEDHLLSAVRYVGLNPVRAELVKQAADWPWSSARAHLTGEPDGVADPQPMRDRLPSSSGLFDLIETDVAAFDALRKAESIGRPAGGEAFLSRIAGQTGRAAKSREAGPAGQN, from the coding sequence TTGGCTATCGCCGCGAGTAGACTGACCGCATGGCCCGGCCTTGCTCGTATCGTCGTCCCTGGTCTGCCTCACCACGTGACACAGCGCGGTAACGGGCGCGCCAAGGTGTTTTTCACGACCGAGGACTACGCGCTCTACAAGATCCTGCTGGTCGAGCATTGCCGCGCTGCCAATGTCGGCATCTGGGCGTGGTGCCTTATGCCGAACCATGTGCACCCGATCTTGACGCCGGCCGACGCCGATGGCCTGCGCCGCGCGCTCGCCAAGGTGCACCGCGCCTATGCCGGCATCATCCATGCGCGGCAAAAGAAAACCGGACATTTCTGGCAAGGCCGCTTCGGCGCCGTCGCAATGGACGAGGACCACCTCCTGTCGGCGGTGCGTTATGTCGGACTGAATCCGGTGCGTGCAGAGCTGGTGAAGCAGGCGGCCGATTGGCCCTGGTCAAGCGCTCGGGCGCATCTGACGGGCGAGCCCGATGGCGTTGCCGATCCGCAGCCAATGCGGGACCGTCTGCCATCATCGAGCGGGCTGTTCGACCTGATCGAGACGGATGTCGCGGCCTTCGACGCTCTACGCAAAGCCGAGAGCATTGGCCGACCGGCGGGCGGCGAGGCGTTTCTTAGTCGGATTGCCGGGCAAACCGGAAGAGCCGCAAAATCCAGGGAAGCGGGGCCGGCGGGGCAAAATTAG